One Sphaerisporangium krabiense DNA segment encodes these proteins:
- a CDS encoding STM4011 family radical SAM protein has protein sequence MRKPPELTILYRGPLASCDYDCAYCPFAKRRDSPARLRADRDALARFTTWVAAQDFPISVLFTPWGEGLVRSWYRTAMVELSRLAHVRRVAVQTNLSTRLAWLADADLGTLALWATYHPGQVAHDRFLAKCRELHARGVRFSVGVVGLPGHLAPARRLRAELLSEVYLWVNAAEGHVYTDDEAAVWAEIDPLFGYSRTPHRSLGLPCRTGHTVVSVDGDGTVRRCHFVTETIGNLYDGSALRALRPRPCPLPVCDCHIGYVHLEPLDLYRTFAGGLLERVPAAWPR, from the coding sequence GTGCGGAAACCTCCCGAGCTGACCATCCTGTACCGGGGGCCGCTGGCGAGCTGCGACTACGACTGCGCGTACTGCCCCTTCGCGAAGCGCCGCGACAGTCCCGCCCGGCTGCGCGCCGACCGGGACGCCCTGGCCCGCTTCACCACCTGGGTCGCCGCGCAGGACTTCCCGATCTCGGTGCTGTTCACGCCGTGGGGCGAAGGGCTCGTCAGGTCCTGGTACCGCACGGCGATGGTGGAGCTGAGCCGCCTGGCCCACGTGCGCCGGGTCGCCGTCCAGACCAACCTGAGCACTCGCCTGGCCTGGCTCGCCGACGCCGATCTCGGCACGCTGGCCCTCTGGGCCACCTATCACCCCGGCCAGGTGGCGCACGACCGGTTCCTCGCCAAGTGCCGCGAGCTGCACGCCCGCGGCGTGCGCTTCAGCGTGGGCGTGGTCGGCCTCCCCGGCCATCTCGCGCCGGCCAGGCGCCTGCGGGCCGAGCTGCTCTCCGAGGTCTACCTGTGGGTCAACGCCGCCGAAGGGCACGTCTACACCGACGACGAGGCCGCCGTCTGGGCGGAGATCGACCCGCTGTTCGGCTACAGCAGGACGCCGCACCGGAGCCTCGGGCTGCCCTGCCGGACCGGCCACACCGTGGTGTCGGTGGACGGGGACGGCACGGTGCGGCGCTGCCACTTCGTCACCGAGACCATCGGCAACCTGTACGACGGGTCCGCCCTACGCGCGCTCCGGCCCCGCCCGTGCCCGCTCCCCGTGTGCGACTGCCATATCGGGTATGTCCACCTGGAACCGCTCGACCTGTACCGCACCTTCGCGGGAGGCCTGTTGGAACGCGTGCCCGCCGCCTGGCCACGGTGA
- a CDS encoding flavin reductase family protein has product MADSLHVPIEPGILYFGTPVVLISTANEDGSANLAPMSSAFWLSWRAMLGLGARSKTAQNMLRTRECVLNLPSDALAAAVDRLALTTGSDPVPPGKGKRGYRFVADKFGRAGLTPAPSETVAPPRVAECPVSMEAVVEAVHRMAEDDEAQRGGVVVFEVRVQRVYVHEEIRTPGTENHVDPDAWRPLIMSFQKLYGLGPQVHPSRLATIPERLYRGPDIERARRVPAR; this is encoded by the coding sequence ATGGCGGATTCCTTACATGTGCCGATCGAGCCCGGCATCCTCTACTTCGGCACGCCGGTGGTCCTCATCTCCACGGCGAACGAGGACGGTTCGGCCAACCTGGCGCCGATGTCGTCGGCGTTCTGGCTGAGCTGGCGGGCGATGCTGGGCCTCGGGGCCCGCTCGAAGACGGCGCAGAACATGCTGAGAACCCGCGAGTGCGTTCTGAACCTTCCCTCGGACGCGCTCGCGGCGGCGGTGGACCGGCTGGCGCTGACCACGGGCTCCGATCCCGTCCCGCCGGGCAAGGGGAAGCGGGGCTACCGGTTCGTGGCCGACAAGTTCGGCCGCGCGGGCCTCACTCCGGCGCCGTCGGAGACCGTGGCCCCGCCGAGGGTGGCGGAGTGCCCGGTGAGCATGGAGGCGGTCGTGGAGGCCGTGCATCGGATGGCCGAGGACGACGAGGCCCAGCGCGGCGGCGTCGTGGTCTTCGAGGTGCGCGTGCAGCGGGTGTACGTGCACGAGGAGATCAGGACGCCGGGAACGGAGAACCACGTCGACCCCGACGCGTGGCGGCCGTTGATCATGAGCTTTCAGAAACTGTACGGTCTGGGTCCGCAAGTGCACCCGTCCAGGCTGGCGACGATTCCCGAGCGCCTCTACCGGGGCCCGGACATCGAACGCGCCCGCCGGGTTCCGGCGCGGTGA
- a CDS encoding DUF6745 domain-containing protein, producing MSTPVLHPRLAAHLADAAAEWDLAAHATGPADRSAAEEGVRAAYHAAGLREPRQIIWFASPAQAATAAVVLSGDAEARAAVRGFGLLPPALLDLNAGPLVRDPVRSAPWEQVRAQAASALTPTAWAAAWEFVGGGFWPQVNRLVGEIRRGIGRLAADQTRPARVRTATSREPHEPTDPVEGLLRRATLDAVLGQHDAPWLAFFDGLARASLIDLAPLDGVLRVSREAGWWWPFEHVVLICERPAELHRDDLGRLHHAVGPALAFPDGFGLHAWHGMPVPAEFGATMADLSPAAIRRQDNAELRRVMLEHYGLDRYLRESGADAVHKDDTGVLWKADLADDEPLTMVEVVNSTPEPDGTYRTYFLRVPPWVTTAREGVAWTFGMQAAQYQPHQQT from the coding sequence ATGAGCACCCCCGTCCTGCACCCCCGTCTGGCCGCGCACCTCGCCGACGCCGCGGCCGAATGGGATCTCGCCGCGCACGCCACCGGCCCGGCGGACCGGTCCGCCGCCGAGGAAGGCGTCCGCGCCGCGTACCACGCGGCCGGGCTGCGGGAGCCGCGGCAGATCATCTGGTTCGCCTCCCCCGCGCAGGCCGCGACGGCCGCCGTCGTCCTCTCCGGCGACGCTGAGGCACGCGCCGCCGTGCGCGGGTTCGGGCTCCTGCCACCCGCGCTCCTCGATCTGAACGCCGGCCCGCTCGTCCGCGACCCCGTCAGGTCCGCCCCGTGGGAGCAGGTCCGCGCCCAGGCCGCCTCCGCCCTCACTCCCACGGCCTGGGCGGCAGCCTGGGAGTTCGTCGGCGGGGGCTTCTGGCCGCAGGTCAACCGGCTGGTGGGCGAGATCAGGCGCGGCATCGGCCGGCTCGCCGCCGACCAGACCCGCCCCGCCCGCGTACGCACCGCCACGTCCCGCGAGCCGCATGAGCCGACCGACCCGGTCGAGGGCCTGCTGCGCCGCGCCACGCTGGACGCCGTGCTCGGCCAGCACGACGCTCCCTGGCTCGCGTTCTTCGACGGCCTCGCGCGGGCCTCCCTGATCGACCTGGCCCCGCTCGACGGCGTGCTGCGGGTGTCGCGGGAGGCGGGCTGGTGGTGGCCGTTCGAGCACGTCGTGCTGATCTGCGAGCGGCCGGCCGAGCTGCACCGCGACGATCTCGGCCGCCTGCACCACGCCGTGGGTCCCGCGCTGGCCTTCCCGGACGGCTTCGGCCTGCACGCCTGGCACGGCATGCCCGTCCCCGCGGAGTTCGGGGCCACCATGGCCGACCTGTCCCCCGCGGCCATCCGGCGGCAGGACAACGCCGAGCTGCGCCGCGTGATGCTGGAGCACTACGGGCTGGACCGCTACCTGCGGGAGTCCGGGGCCGACGCCGTCCACAAGGACGACACCGGGGTGCTGTGGAAGGCGGATCTCGCCGACGACGAGCCCCTCACCATGGTCGAGGTGGTGAACTCGACCCCCGAGCCGGACGGCACCTACCGCACCTACTTCCTCCGGGTGCCGCCGTGGGTGACCACCGCACGCGAGGGCGTCGCCTGGACCTTCGGCATGCAGGCAGCCCAGTACCAGCCCCACCAGCAGACCTGA
- a CDS encoding DUF3566 domain-containing protein: MTSDDAAAASAGDGQAGGKGGPAENESRDTMRIRSSSMPDNSWPSTPDGPGGGPTRPSQKPPSTPLPPTGSSPAGPRPAAGGPGGRGPGAPGPGGPASGPGGRPATTARPATGPADGGKPHGLGNVSALATPDPIVGRSEQRDGKPAPLKAPRKAHLVLRRIEPWSAMKFSFVVSLVCFVVLFVAVAVLYGVLSALGVFDSIVNTVTQLTVPDGKTSSGIDIKSWFEPVRILGYTALLGAVNVVLITALSTLGAVIYNVASDLVGGVEVTFSEAE; encoded by the coding sequence CGGCCAGGCCGGCGGCAAGGGCGGCCCCGCCGAGAACGAGAGCCGGGACACCATGCGCATCCGGTCGTCCTCCATGCCCGACAACTCGTGGCCGTCCACCCCCGACGGGCCGGGCGGCGGTCCGACGCGGCCCTCCCAGAAGCCTCCGTCCACGCCTCTGCCACCCACGGGCTCCTCGCCCGCCGGTCCCCGCCCCGCCGCGGGCGGCCCCGGCGGTCGTGGCCCCGGAGCGCCCGGCCCCGGCGGCCCCGCGTCCGGTCCCGGCGGCCGTCCGGCCACCACGGCCAGGCCGGCCACCGGCCCCGCGGACGGCGGCAAGCCGCACGGCCTCGGCAACGTCTCGGCCCTGGCCACCCCGGACCCGATCGTCGGACGCTCGGAGCAGCGCGACGGCAAGCCCGCGCCGCTGAAGGCCCCGCGCAAGGCCCACCTGGTGCTGCGCAGGATCGAGCCGTGGTCGGCGATGAAGTTCAGCTTCGTCGTCTCGCTGGTCTGCTTCGTGGTCCTGTTCGTGGCCGTCGCCGTCCTGTACGGCGTGCTGTCCGCGCTCGGCGTCTTCGACTCGATCGTGAACACCGTCACGCAGCTCACCGTCCCCGACGGCAAGACCAGCAGCGGCATCGACATCAAGTCGTGGTTCGAGCCGGTCCGCATCCTCGGCTACACCGCCCTGCTCGGCGCCGTGAACGTCGTCCTGATCACCGCACTCTCCACCCTCGGCGCGGTCATCTACAACGTCGCCTCCGACCTGGTCGGCGGCGTAGAGGTGACCTTCAGCGAGGCCGAATAA
- a CDS encoding nucleotidyltransferase domain-containing protein: protein MSWVKHSRPEFRAIADELTILRCQVGSGVHGTAIAGTDDRDEMGICLEPPDYVIGLRRFDQYVFRTQPEGVRSGPGDLDLTVYSLRKWMRLAVAGNPTVLLPLFVPEAEIVSVTGLGRRLRADPGLVLSRHAGHRFLGYLRSQRDRMMQYPDGKRTNRPELIARFGYDTKFAGHMIRLGVQGVELLETGRITLPMPEPWRSFIVEVRQGGHSKEEVLGIAAELEEKLQRLIPVCDLPDEPDMRRVDQWLVAAYQTAWDAGERARN from the coding sequence GTGAGCTGGGTCAAGCATTCCAGGCCGGAGTTTCGGGCCATCGCCGACGAGCTGACCATTCTGCGCTGTCAGGTCGGCTCCGGAGTGCACGGCACCGCCATCGCCGGCACCGACGACCGCGACGAGATGGGCATCTGCCTGGAGCCGCCGGACTACGTGATCGGCCTGCGCCGTTTCGACCAGTACGTCTTCCGCACGCAGCCGGAGGGCGTGCGGTCCGGGCCCGGCGACCTGGACCTCACCGTCTACTCGCTCCGTAAGTGGATGCGTCTGGCCGTCGCCGGCAACCCGACGGTGTTGCTGCCGCTCTTCGTCCCGGAGGCCGAGATCGTCTCCGTGACCGGCCTCGGCCGCCGGCTGCGTGCCGACCCCGGCCTCGTCCTGTCCCGGCACGCCGGCCACCGGTTCCTGGGCTATCTCCGCTCCCAGCGTGATCGCATGATGCAGTATCCCGACGGCAAGCGAACCAACCGCCCGGAACTGATCGCCCGGTTCGGCTATGACACCAAGTTCGCCGGGCACATGATCCGTCTCGGTGTGCAGGGCGTGGAATTGCTGGAGACCGGGCGGATCACGCTGCCGATGCCCGAGCCGTGGCGGTCCTTCATCGTCGAGGTCCGCCAAGGCGGGCACTCGAAGGAGGAAGTGCTGGGAATCGCCGCCGAGCTGGAGGAAAAGCTCCAGCGGCTCATACCGGTGTGCGATCTGCCCGACGAGCCGGACATGAGGCGGGTCGACCAATGGCTCGTCGCCGCGTACCAGACCGCTTGGGACGCCGGCGAGCGGGCGAGGAATTAG
- a CDS encoding PLDc N-terminal domain-containing protein: MKPAFARRWRGPLRWWPFIAESWAIVTVPAFAILGGPARRIGGGLLLANRPDLTTPDQSPANWPRRRRTTMGGAAGAISPWEPTGSTGTLGVRRREHPPGQEDEMDIKGDRRWKDFSPRQRAAILALASVELALTSTAVVDLWARPAEQVRGRKALWWLAVFVQPVGPIAYLTLGRRR, encoded by the coding sequence GTGAAGCCGGCCTTCGCCCGCCGGTGGCGAGGACCGCTGCGGTGGTGGCCCTTCATCGCGGAAAGCTGGGCGATCGTGACGGTTCCCGCGTTCGCCATCCTCGGCGGCCCTGCCCGCCGGATCGGCGGAGGCCTCCTCCTCGCCAACCGCCCCGATCTGACCACCCCCGACCAGTCCCCCGCCAACTGGCCCCGGCGACGCCGGACGACCATGGGCGGGGCCGCGGGGGCCATAAGTCCCTGGGAGCCGACCGGATCAACGGGCACGCTGGGGGTACGGCGAAGGGAACACCCGCCGGGACAGGAGGACGAGATGGACATCAAGGGCGACAGGCGGTGGAAGGACTTCTCCCCGCGGCAGCGTGCCGCGATCCTCGCGCTCGCGTCCGTCGAACTGGCGCTCACCTCCACCGCGGTGGTGGACCTGTGGGCACGCCCCGCCGAACAGGTACGCGGGCGCAAGGCGTTGTGGTGGCTCGCCGTCTTCGTACAGCCGGTCGGGCCGATCGCGTACCTCACCCTGGGACGCCGTCGCTGA
- the argG gene encoding argininosuccinate synthase, translated as MSKVLTSLPVNQRVGLAFSGGLDTSVAVAWMREKGAVPCTYTADIGQYDEPDISSVPGRAKAYGAEIARLVDCRAALVEEGLTALACGAFHIRSGGRVYFNTTPLGRAVTGTLLVRAMLEDGVQVWGDGSTFKGNDIERFYRYGLLANPALRIYKPWLDADFVSELGGRKEMSEWLSARDLPYRDSTEKAYSTDANIWGATHEAKALEHLDAGIELVDPIMGVRFWDPAVEIAAEDVTIGFAQGRPVTINGKEFPSAVDLVLEANAIGGRHGMGMSDQIENRVIEAKSRGIYEAPGMALLYAAYERLVNAIHNEDTLVAYHTEGRRLGRLLYEGRWLDPQAFMLRESLQRWVGMAVTGEVTLRLRRGEDYSILDTSGPAFSYHPDKLSMERTEDSAFGPVDRIGQLTMRNLDIADSRAKLEQYARLGMVGSGHPMLAGAGQAASVELIGTLPEGGAEAIASRGEVPQHEELLDNAAMESGTD; from the coding sequence GTGTCTAAGGTGCTCACTTCTCTGCCCGTCAACCAGCGAGTCGGTCTGGCCTTCAGTGGAGGGCTCGACACCTCGGTAGCGGTCGCGTGGATGCGCGAGAAGGGCGCGGTGCCCTGCACCTACACCGCCGATATCGGCCAGTACGACGAGCCCGACATCTCCTCGGTGCCCGGCCGCGCCAAGGCGTACGGCGCGGAGATCGCGCGGCTGGTCGACTGCCGCGCGGCCCTCGTCGAGGAGGGGCTCACCGCCCTGGCCTGCGGCGCCTTCCACATCCGGTCCGGTGGGCGCGTCTACTTCAACACCACCCCGCTCGGGCGGGCCGTCACCGGCACGCTGCTGGTCCGCGCGATGCTCGAAGACGGCGTGCAGGTCTGGGGAGACGGCTCGACGTTCAAGGGCAACGACATCGAGCGGTTCTACCGCTACGGCCTGCTCGCCAACCCGGCCCTGCGCATCTACAAGCCGTGGCTGGACGCCGACTTCGTCAGCGAGCTCGGCGGTCGCAAGGAGATGTCGGAGTGGTTGTCGGCCCGCGACCTGCCCTACCGGGACAGCACGGAGAAGGCGTACTCCACCGACGCGAACATCTGGGGCGCGACGCACGAGGCCAAGGCGCTGGAACACCTCGACGCGGGCATCGAGCTCGTCGATCCGATCATGGGCGTGCGGTTCTGGGACCCCGCCGTCGAGATAGCCGCCGAGGACGTCACGATCGGCTTCGCCCAGGGGCGCCCGGTCACGATCAACGGTAAGGAGTTCCCCTCCGCCGTCGACCTGGTCCTGGAGGCCAACGCCATCGGCGGCAGGCACGGCATGGGAATGTCCGACCAGATCGAGAACCGCGTCATCGAGGCCAAGAGCCGGGGCATCTACGAGGCGCCGGGTATGGCGTTGCTGTACGCGGCCTACGAACGGCTGGTCAACGCGATCCACAACGAGGACACCCTGGTCGCCTACCACACCGAGGGACGTCGCCTCGGCAGGCTGCTGTACGAGGGCCGCTGGCTGGACCCGCAGGCGTTCATGCTGCGCGAGTCGCTGCAGCGCTGGGTCGGGATGGCGGTCACCGGCGAGGTGACGCTGCGCCTGCGGCGCGGCGAGGACTACTCCATCCTGGACACCTCCGGACCGGCCTTCAGCTACCATCCCGACAAGCTGTCCATGGAGCGCACCGAGGATTCCGCGTTCGGCCCGGTCGACCGCATCGGCCAGCTCACCATGCGCAACCTCGACATCGCCGACTCGCGGGCCAAGCTCGAACAGTACGCCCGGCTCGGCATGGTCGGCAGTGGGCACCCGATGCTGGCCGGCGCGGGGCAGGCGGCCTCGGTCGAGCTCATCGGCACCCTGCCCGAGGGCGGCGCCGAGGCGATCGCCTCACGCGGCGAGGTGCCCCAGCACGAGGAACTGCTCGACAACGCCGCGATGGAGTCCGGCACCGACTGA
- a CDS encoding STM4014 family protein translates to MTVPGADRPGPFVVVGTPGDRRVTMFASALRARGLPEPSVVAWRDVLAGAEPHLPEGALVRVDSPGEDAEADRLLRGPGAPTRVGGGAAWHAAFVRGLQRVRRAVDGTPGARLLGDAGEIAVMFDKRRCHARLLAAGVPVAAALPVPVTGYAHLRALMADSGWNRVFVKPAHGSSASGVLALQARGARVSAVTSVELVRGAALELHNSLRVRAYADEADVAAIVDALAPDGLHVERWFPKASMDGQVFDLRVVVVGGRPTHAVVRSSRTPMTNLHLGGARGDLDQVRARLGAAGWRQALGVCARAAACFPGSVMVGVDLMIGITWRRFAVAEVNAFGDLLPRLTGLPESGAGGLDTYAAQVAHVLAPRAAA, encoded by the coding sequence GTGACCGTGCCCGGCGCCGATCGGCCAGGGCCGTTCGTGGTCGTCGGCACGCCGGGCGATCGGCGGGTGACCATGTTCGCGTCGGCCCTGCGCGCCCGCGGCCTGCCCGAGCCGTCCGTCGTCGCCTGGCGCGACGTGCTCGCCGGGGCCGAGCCTCACCTGCCCGAAGGGGCGCTGGTCCGCGTCGACTCGCCGGGGGAGGACGCCGAGGCCGACCGTCTGCTGCGCGGCCCCGGCGCGCCCACCCGCGTCGGCGGCGGCGCGGCCTGGCACGCCGCGTTCGTCCGTGGCCTGCAGCGCGTGCGCCGGGCGGTGGACGGCACGCCGGGGGCGCGGCTGCTGGGGGACGCCGGCGAGATCGCCGTGATGTTCGACAAGCGGCGCTGCCACGCCCGTCTGCTGGCCGCGGGCGTGCCCGTCGCGGCGGCGCTGCCCGTGCCCGTCACCGGTTACGCCCACCTGCGCGCGCTCATGGCCGACTCGGGCTGGAACCGGGTGTTCGTCAAGCCCGCGCACGGCTCGTCCGCCTCGGGCGTCCTGGCCCTCCAGGCGCGGGGGGCGCGGGTCAGCGCCGTCACGTCCGTCGAGCTGGTCCGCGGCGCCGCCCTTGAGCTGCACAATTCGCTTCGCGTGCGCGCCTACGCCGACGAGGCCGACGTGGCCGCGATCGTCGACGCGCTCGCGCCCGACGGGCTGCACGTGGAGCGGTGGTTCCCCAAGGCGTCCATGGACGGGCAGGTCTTCGATCTCCGTGTCGTCGTGGTCGGTGGCCGGCCGACGCACGCCGTCGTGCGCTCCAGCCGTACGCCGATGACGAACCTGCACCTCGGCGGCGCCCGCGGCGACCTCGACCAGGTGCGGGCCCGGCTCGGCGCGGCCGGGTGGCGGCAGGCGCTGGGCGTCTGCGCGCGGGCGGCGGCCTGCTTCCCCGGCTCGGTCATGGTCGGGGTCGATCTCATGATCGGCATCACATGGCGGCGTTTCGCGGTCGCCGAGGTCAACGCGTTCGGCGACCTGCTCCCCCGGCTCACCGGCCTGCCCGAGAGCGGCGCCGGCGGGCTCGACACCTACGCCGCGCAGGTCGCGCACGTCCTCGCGCCCCGGGCCGCGGCATGA
- a CDS encoding STM4015 family protein — MIHEHLTEFHGLPVRYVGEENAPTAAQAAWRVSGDPYGDDEDIATSIQRLLDEVDCGAVRAIVVGTWGWAHDDDRADVPVRLLVEAAPRLPALEAIFLGDYVSEESEISWIGQSDVTPLLTAYPRLKRLDVRGGDGLELQPVEHAALETLRFESGGLPAAVVRAVGASSLPALRRLELWLGEEHYNGDSGPEDWAAIVAGAGLPALKHLGLQDSSRQDEVAAAVATAPIVARLESLDLSMGILTDEGAESLLSGQPLTHLKRLNLRHHFLSVEMSAKLQDAFPGVEVDLSDRQERDGEWRYIEVSE, encoded by the coding sequence GTGATCCACGAGCATCTCACCGAGTTCCACGGCCTGCCCGTCCGCTACGTCGGTGAGGAGAACGCACCCACCGCCGCGCAGGCCGCCTGGCGCGTCTCCGGAGATCCCTATGGAGACGACGAGGACATCGCCACGAGCATTCAGCGGTTGCTCGACGAGGTCGACTGTGGCGCGGTGCGGGCGATCGTCGTGGGGACGTGGGGGTGGGCGCACGACGACGACCGGGCCGACGTGCCGGTCCGGTTGCTCGTCGAGGCCGCTCCCCGTCTCCCCGCGCTGGAGGCGATCTTCCTCGGTGACTACGTCAGCGAGGAGTCCGAGATCTCCTGGATCGGCCAGAGTGACGTGACGCCCCTTTTGACCGCCTATCCCCGCTTGAAGCGGCTCGACGTGCGCGGCGGCGACGGCCTTGAGCTCCAGCCCGTCGAGCACGCCGCCTTGGAGACGCTTCGCTTCGAGTCGGGCGGGTTGCCGGCCGCGGTGGTGCGCGCCGTGGGCGCCTCCTCCCTGCCCGCGCTGCGCCGCCTCGAGCTCTGGCTCGGCGAGGAGCATTACAACGGCGACTCCGGGCCCGAGGACTGGGCGGCCATCGTCGCGGGCGCCGGCCTTCCCGCGCTGAAGCATTTGGGGTTGCAGGACAGCTCGCGGCAGGACGAGGTGGCCGCCGCCGTCGCGACCGCGCCGATCGTGGCCCGGCTGGAGTCCCTCGACCTGTCCATGGGCATCCTGACGGACGAGGGCGCCGAGTCCCTGCTCTCCGGCCAGCCGCTCACCCACCTCAAGCGGCTCAACCTGCGCCACCACTTCCTGAGCGTCGAGATGTCCGCCAAGCTCCAGGACGCGTTCCCCGGCGTCGAGGTCGACCTGTCCGACCGGCAGGAGCGCGACGGCGAGTGGCGCTACATCGAGGTGTCGGAGTGA
- a CDS encoding STM4013/SEN3800 family hydrolase, whose translation MRDMGEIVGTHDLLLVTLDTLRYDVAAEQLGQGALPTLARVLPGGAWERRHAPGSFTYAAHAAMLAGFLPTPAGPGRHPRLFAAAFPGSETTAAGTWVFDAADLPGGLAKAGYHTVCVGGVGFFNKLTPLGSALPSLFAESHWAPSFGVTSPTSFEDQIACAERAVRDRDEPVFLFVNVSALHQPNHFYLPGATGDSRASHAAALRYVDRHIGRLFALMCARRPCLAIVCSDHGTAYGEDGYVGHRIGHEVVWTVPYGEFVLRTGEWT comes from the coding sequence ATGAGGGACATGGGCGAGATCGTCGGCACGCACGATCTCCTGCTGGTCACCCTCGACACCCTGCGCTACGACGTCGCGGCCGAGCAGCTCGGACAAGGAGCGCTGCCCACGCTGGCCCGCGTGCTGCCCGGCGGCGCGTGGGAGCGGCGGCACGCGCCGGGCAGCTTCACCTACGCCGCGCACGCGGCGATGCTGGCCGGGTTCCTGCCCACGCCCGCCGGGCCGGGGCGGCACCCGAGGCTGTTCGCCGCCGCGTTCCCGGGCAGCGAGACCACCGCCGCGGGCACCTGGGTCTTCGACGCCGCCGACCTGCCCGGCGGGCTGGCCAAGGCGGGCTATCACACGGTGTGCGTGGGCGGGGTGGGCTTCTTCAACAAGCTGACGCCCCTGGGGTCGGCGCTGCCGTCGCTGTTCGCCGAGTCGCACTGGGCGCCGTCGTTCGGGGTCACCTCCCCCACGTCCTTCGAGGACCAGATCGCCTGCGCCGAGCGGGCGGTGCGAGACCGTGACGAGCCGGTGTTCCTGTTCGTCAACGTGTCGGCGCTGCACCAGCCGAACCACTTCTACCTGCCGGGGGCGACCGGCGACTCGCGCGCGTCGCACGCCGCCGCGCTGCGGTACGTCGATCGGCACATCGGCCGTCTGTTCGCCCTCATGTGCGCGCGGCGGCCGTGCCTGGCGATCGTCTGCTCCGACCACGGCACCGCCTACGGCGAAGACGGATATGTCGGTCATCGCATTGGTCATGAGGTGGTCTGGACGGTTCCCTACGGCGAATTCGTGCTCCGGACGGGGGAGTGGACGTGA
- a CDS encoding STM4012 family radical SAM protein codes for MRPYEGYVYAYPHKTAYRPLDPRPPLRDVWEGECADALFLYLHVPFCEMRCGFCNLFTRTGAPAELVAAYLDALRRQAEATREALPAARFATAAIGGGTPTYLEAAELTRLLDLAETTMGVDFASVPLGIETSPATATPDRLAVLAERGATRVSIGVQSFVDAEARAAIRPQRRAEVEAALAAIRAAGFPALNIDLIYGIDGQTPATWRHSLDAALAWRPEEIYLYPLYVRPLTGLGLRAHDWDDQRLGLYRQGRDHLLAAGYEQVSMRMFRLPGGASGTEYCCQTDGMVGLGCGARSYTSRLHYSFEYAVGVRHVRAIIDEFVRLPRDAFTVANVGFTLDDPERRRRHLIQSLLQAEGLDRALYKTRFGADVLDDFPLDEFAGRGWVEEDSAHVRLTPEGLAHSDAIGPALFSPAVRALMGSYDLR; via the coding sequence GTGAGGCCGTACGAGGGGTACGTCTACGCCTATCCGCACAAGACGGCCTATCGCCCGCTCGACCCGCGCCCGCCCCTGCGGGACGTCTGGGAGGGCGAGTGCGCCGATGCCCTCTTCCTCTACCTGCACGTGCCGTTCTGCGAGATGCGGTGCGGCTTCTGCAACCTCTTCACCAGGACCGGCGCGCCCGCCGAGCTGGTGGCCGCCTACCTCGACGCGCTCCGGCGGCAGGCCGAGGCCACCCGCGAGGCCCTGCCGGCCGCGCGGTTCGCCACCGCGGCCATCGGAGGCGGCACGCCGACCTACCTGGAGGCCGCGGAGCTCACCCGGCTGCTCGACCTCGCCGAGACGACCATGGGCGTCGACTTCGCGTCCGTCCCGCTCGGCATCGAGACCTCCCCCGCCACCGCCACGCCCGACCGCCTGGCCGTGCTCGCCGAGCGCGGCGCCACACGCGTGTCGATCGGCGTGCAGAGCTTCGTGGACGCCGAGGCCAGGGCCGCCATCCGCCCCCAGCGCCGTGCCGAGGTCGAGGCCGCGCTGGCCGCCATCCGCGCGGCCGGGTTCCCTGCGCTGAACATCGACCTGATCTACGGCATCGACGGCCAGACCCCCGCCACCTGGCGCCACTCCCTCGACGCCGCCCTGGCCTGGCGCCCCGAAGAGATCTACCTCTACCCGTTGTACGTCCGCCCGCTCACCGGCCTGGGGCTCCGCGCCCACGACTGGGACGACCAACGGCTCGGCCTCTACCGTCAAGGACGCGACCACCTGCTCGCCGCCGGGTACGAACAGGTCTCTATGCGCATGTTCCGGCTCCCGGGCGGCGCGTCGGGCACCGAGTACTGCTGCCAGACCGACGGCATGGTCGGCCTCGGCTGTGGCGCGCGGTCCTACACCTCCCGGCTGCACTACTCCTTCGAGTACGCCGTGGGCGTGCGCCACGTCCGCGCGATCATCGACGAGTTCGTGCGGCTGCCGCGCGACGCGTTCACCGTCGCCAACGTCGGCTTCACCCTCGACGACCCCGAACGCCGCCGCCGCCATCTCATCCAGTCCCTGCTGCAGGCCGAAGGGCTGGACCGCGCCCTCTACAAAACGCGTTTCGGTGCCGACGTCCTCGACGACTTCCCTCTTGACGAGTTCGCCGGGCGCGGCTGGGTGGAGGAGGACTCGGCGCATGTCAGGCTGACCCCCGAAGGGCTCGCCCACTCCGACGCCATCGGCCCCGCCCTCTTCTCCCCCGCGGTCCGTGCGCTGATGGGGTCCTATGACCTGCGCTGA